From bacterium:
TAAGGAGATACCGTGAACACTCAAACACTTGACTGGCTGCTCGGTGAAGATAATCCCGGAGTCCGTGCGCGTACATTGACAGGCTTGTGCGATCTGCCTAATGACGACAAGCAAGTAATTGAAGCACGTAAACTAGTGCTTGAAACGCTGGATCAAGCGCGCGATCTCTCTTGGATGGAGAATCCTCGACCTACAGCGCCAATAAGAGGTCTCATAGCTCTGTCTGAATCGGGTCTGACGCGAGATTACCTGGATGTAGATTCGGTCATTGACAGATTCCAAAGTCCTTATGATATCAACTGCGGTGATTTTCAAATATTGCGCTCGCTGGTTATGCTTGGCTATGGAAATGATTCTCGCGTTCAGACCTGGCTTGCTCAAGTTGCGGATGCACAATTGCCGGATGGCGGCTGGCTTTGTCTTCATCGTGTGAATAAGATGAATCGAATACCAAAGAGCTGTATTAAGGCAAATATGCATGCGCTGCTTATGGCAAGTGAGATGAAAAAGTGCGGCATGCATTTTTTGTGCGTCGATGGGTTGATCGAGTATTTCCTTAGACGCAGGCTTTTCTATAGGATGGATAATCCTCAGAAACTGGTATTGGATGTTCGCCCCGGTTATCGAATGATTGATGCCTATTTCCCCATAGAAATTCAGCGTGTTGGCCTGCCACATCTACTGGAAGCGCTAGCATCACTCGGTGTTGGACAGGCTCCAGAGTTACAAGAGGCCTGGGATATGCTCAAGGCTAAACAAGATGAGTTTGGCAGGGTTAAGCTTGAGGGCACACTGGCAAAATCATATCTGCCGAAGGAACGGGTAGGCAGACCTGGCAAATGGGTGACTTTGTATACTTGTTTGGCCCAAAAAGCTCTGGGTAATAAATCCGCCAGCAGAGAGGGAATAGATGCATAAATGGTATAAGGAAGATTGGAAGTTCACGATTAGCGTGCTCAAAGTCGGCGATAACGATAGAGCCGAGCACTGTAGGCTGGGCTTCGAGCCGGAAGACACATTCACGTCAACATATGAATGTCCTGTGGATTTTTGCCCAGAGTGTATGATGATCGCATACCCATTGATGACTGCTGTAAGAAGCGGTGGTGATCTGAGGGAGCTTGGCGGCAAAACCGCTGAAAGTATTGACTTCACCTGTCCTGATGGAGTCGTTCATTTTAGGCTGGCTGCTGAGAGAATACAAACAGACACTTAGGCATTGGCGTGAGAGTCAATAAATAATATAATATGTATAGAGCATGGCCTGGGCAGACTCGTCCCGGCCTATCAGATATTGGAGAAAAGATGCTAAACGTTGAAATAGAAAAAGCCGCTGCCCTCAAGCGAGACCTCGAAGAGCTGGGAGGTCATCTTTGACGTCCCTAGATTACAGGAAGAAATAGCACGTCTGGAAGAACAATCAGGACACCCCGATTTTTGGGACGACGCCTCGGAAGCTCAGAAAACACTCAAGAAGCTAAGCTCCCTTAAGTCTACGATCGATCCACTGCTTGAATTGCAATCACGTGTGAGTGATTTTATAGAGCTTGCTCAGATGGTCGATGACGACACCGGTTCCGAAGCAGATGAACTGCGGCATGAACTGGCGTCAATCGAGCATGCTCATGAACAGCTCGAACTCCAGACTCTGTTATCCGGCGAGCATGACTCGGCCAACGCAATAATGGAGATTAACGCCGGAGCGGGCGGCACTGAAGCCTGCGACTGGGCAGATATGCTGCTTCGCATGTACCTGAGATGGGCTGAGCGCGGCGGATATAAAACAGAAATCCTCAACACTGTCGAGGGCGATGTGGCCGGGGTCAAGAACGTCACGGTCCTGTTTGGGGGTCGCAATGCCTACGGTTACCTCAAGAACGAACGCGGGGTGCACCGCCTGGTAAGGATATCACCGTTCGATGCAAACAAGCGCAGGCATACATCATTCGCGGCTGTCGACGTCATCCCACAAATCGAAGAAGACATCGAGGTCAACATCAACCCTGACGAGATAAGAGTCGACACATATCGATCCAGCGGTGCGGGCGGCCAGCATGTCAACAAGACAGACTCGGCCATCCGAATTACTCATATACCGACTGGAATAGTCGTCACATGTCAGAATGAACGCTCACAGCACAAAAATAAAGAATCGGCAATGAAGGTCCTCGCAGCCAAGCTCGGTCAGCTTGCAAATGAGGAAAATGAACAGCGCATCGCGGAACTGCGGGGCGATATTCGTGCCATAGAATGGGGCAATCAGATGCGCTCATATGTCTTTCAGCCATATACTATGGTCAAAGATCATCGAAATAACCATGAGACCGGCGATGTGGTGCGTGTGATGGACGGTGATATTGACGACTTCATTGAAGCCGCATTAAAGAGCACCAAAGTCTCATAACAAAGAGCGCGACAATTTTAGTGTTTGCATACTTGGGCTGGTGGGTATAGAACAGGTGCGAACGTCTGGCCAGCATTATTCACGAGAAACGTGAATAATGCTCTCGGAAACCCGGGTTTTGCGGAAGCGTATAATCCGGGCTGGGTGGGAGTCGCGAGAAAAAAGAAGCGGCAAACTAAGGGATCAGGCGGACGCAGACGGTTTCCCCCAGCGATCCGTGCTGTGGAGCACGCGACATGATGCGCAAGCGGGCCGAGGATAATTCCAGCCGCAGCACGGATCTGTTTAGAGATTTGGGGTCAGGTGTTAGGAACTGGAGACTAGAGGTAAGGGGATGGAGAGTGGAATCGAACCCATCATCCGACACCTGACACCCGGCAGCCGGCAGCCAGCACAATGTTGTCTATCAGCCTCGTTGAGCCTACCCTGACCGCCAAAAGCACGACCGCATCTCGCTCGATTGTCTCGACTGGAGCAAGCGTCTCGGCATCCGCAACGGCAACATAATCCACTTTTGCAAGCGGCTCGGCAGCAATCAGGTTCCAAACACGTGTCTGGAGCGCTTTGGCGTTCCTCTCACCCTTTTCAAATGCCTGCCTGGCCATCTCCAGTGATCTGCTCAACACGAGAGCGGCCTCGTGCTCACGCGAGTCCAGATATGAGTTGCGAGAAGATATCGCCAAACCGTCGCGTTCACGCACTGTGTCGATGGGCACTATCTCGACATTCATGTTGAGGTCACTGACTATTTTTTTGATCACGATGAGCTGTTGATAGTCCTTTTTGCCGAAGTAGGCGCGGTCGGCATCCGTTATGTTGAAGAGCTTGGTGCATACCGTTGCAACCCCTCGGAAATGCTCAGGACGGCTCTGGCCTTCCAGCAGTTCAGCCGGTCCTTTGACATCTATCCACGT
This genomic window contains:
- the panC gene encoding pantoate--beta-alanine ligase, with the protein product MQVVHSIDEMRTIIHQARTDGKTIGLVPTMGALHVGHLKLVSHAKQDCGFVVVSIFVNPTQFGPSEDFNKYPRTLEADCRKCESAEADVIFAPLAVDMYPGGFDTWIDVKGPAELLEGQSRPEHFRGVATVCTKLFNITDADRAYFGKKDYQQLIVIKKIVSDLNMNVEIVPIDTVRERDGLAISSRNSYLDSREHEAALVLSRSLEMARQAFEKGERNAKALQTRVWNLIAAEPLAKVDYVAVADAETLAPVETIERDAVVLLAVRVGSTRLIDNIVLAAGCRVSGVG
- a CDS encoding TIGR04076 family protein, which produces MHKWYKEDWKFTISVLKVGDNDRAEHCRLGFEPEDTFTSTYECPVDFCPECMMIAYPLMTAVRSGGDLRELGGKTAESIDFTCPDGVVHFRLAAERIQTDT
- the prfB gene encoding peptide chain release factor 2 (programmed frameshift) — protein: MLNVEIEKAAALKRDLEELEVIFDVPRLQEEIARLEEQSGHPDFWDDASEAQKTLKKLSSLKSTIDPLLELQSRVSDFIELAQMVDDDTGSEADELRHELASIEHAHEQLELQTLLSGEHDSANAIMEINAGAGGTEACDWADMLLRMYLRWAERGGYKTEILNTVEGDVAGVKNVTVLFGGRNAYGYLKNERGVHRLVRISPFDANKRRHTSFAAVDVIPQIEEDIEVNINPDEIRVDTYRSSGAGGQHVNKTDSAIRITHIPTGIVVTCQNERSQHKNKESAMKVLAAKLGQLANEENEQRIAELRGDIRAIEWGNQMRSYVFQPYTMVKDHRNNHETGDVVRVMDGDIDDFIEAALKSTKVS